In one window of Syngnathus typhle isolate RoL2023-S1 ecotype Sweden linkage group LG7, RoL_Styp_1.0, whole genome shotgun sequence DNA:
- the kcp gene encoding kielin/chordin-like protein isoform X2, protein MESVLVLLLDLLWLVAMSAQGMAAAPYQDNAIDLLSALNISHPKSGLSRLHSPTGTIYRIRPRAPHLTLPAQYSRILRSEFQGSMGFHLVGQQLQRTNITLLSLSTSSVLLQLTSSTLDDVLRVDYRAGGGIRSFLFPETNPFSSGEWVQLAVSLEPDRLVYFVDCQEVQVVLVKAEDKLELELPQDVVITLGSTPGRKDSKFSGQLKKAEISLKAYETRPWHCDNVTVLQRETLSTSGKTKRKHRASLQSAHYPPHSIQSQQLQRGAVLGPPGLPQGGKSISQVHRDEGLSRMESRLEDLARKMDLLQAQNEALQSRVRHLEGCECVRRSCVWEGREVEDGRRWQTDVSTVCTCTSGTVTCQANIRDCETPDARVHNVSHTVSTCGGGEGDCSGMACPSLDCTQRESVPGECCQRCTGCVHSGVRYDHKSKWQPDESPCDVCHCWEGTVRCEREPCPPLPCTNPAPPPHHSCCPVCQDCGVNGQQFPNGAVIPTGDRCEKCSCVDGNLACLPRPCPALFCSNPVHRAGDCCPRCDECKYESQVYLDGQKFPSTGDPCIECRCSAGEVSCERTEASCPPSRCSHPAKRKGECCPTCNECEFEGKVHADGKVFVPPGSGPCLQCRCKSGNVVCHEEKCPPLRCSNPVRDPHRCCPVCKECVLDGSEYEDNSKRQPEEPCSSCACLDGDPQCTQMNCPPITCQHPTKTAGSCCALCDSCTYHHRIYGNGQTFGTPERPCHVCTCRHGTVECERRPCPALNCSNPYTAPGECCPKCPDCLFDKHVFVDGQAFPNPTGTCEECRCASGTVDCRQAQCPRPRCNAPLVGACCRNDCNGCSYAGKEYPNGQQFAHPIDACRTCSCINGNVQCLMKRCPHLSCPNPQVLPGECCPQCPAPPLDCELDVQTYRHSERFYSPSDRCQLCSCDNGTVHCQRKPCPFASCSHPVTRDCCRTCQGCLYEGRERANGEMWDDASDPCAACVCHEGSVRCEKKHCPPGNCKHPVQRQCCKSCEGCLYNGREHVDGTEFTDDKDPCSVCYCYAGEVVCTKVPCYGDCRHPYKAPGQCCGECQRCFYNGAVLDDGQSIPDPGNPCSECTCQTGTVRCVKKSCAVTLCPHPVPNACGCPVCDGCRFQGVDYLDGQIAAGEESSCQECRCSRGEVACVQKRCPVVSCSHPALDGCACGVCDGCNFEGRNCLDGERFTHPTDRCQLCSCRNGDVLCTRVSCPSAACSHPVTPPGECCPVCTGTCRHHGREYQSGSTFLSPSDPCSSCSCLEEVVSCQRRPCPVQCSHPVPSDACCPVCDSCLYEGVVRAHGLAFAPSSDPCQRCTCVRGTVTCVPPVCPPALCGRAVTKPGRCCPECMGCMLDGQEYSDGQIWTSTSDRCSACTCQAGDVQCSAPQCPQLTCVHQLTEPGACCPRCRGCMYDGGEYAEGSSWFADSSHCRSCMCVDGVTTCSEVRCLSPCSNFIKMPGECCPVCADCVFEGKVYGPGDSFHPAGDPCQICTCEVMPDGEHHLRCYRKQCPSLVDCPKNNILFSGPDACCPVCAQPLSNCTTTLNGNEVLAKDDPCFTCQCRDLTWTCLHQGCPPLTCPPSEQLTPPDSCCPVCNECVIEGQNQRVASGSSWTDSADDCVTCTCNLGFIECSIEDCPSTPCPNGQKKVKVAGKCCHECQDWGVSCVHLGTVYQSNEQWQVDECTGCTCVSGDVHCHSERCPPLSCNTDEMPSVVPGLCCPHCIPRPATCIAFGDPHYRTFDGRMLHFQGACTYVLAQDCQGGDFSIHVTNDDRGRQGVSWTKEVTVFVGDVTVRLLQDWLVKVDDETVKLPFLREPYIYVERKANTILLNSNIGVKVQWNGRSHLEVSVPGSYKGITCGLCGNFNNYHQDDLRMPSGQISLSEADFGNSWRVTNGSHSLASCRPGEDVDPCKEAGYHARKNANARCKVLKSEVFRPCHRVVPPEPWYAACVYDLCACGANTDECLCDALEAYAGQCREAGVVLHWRGPSLCAVRCPVERGFVFDECGPPCAVTCLNVGAPLGVLESHCFKPCVPGCQCPAGLVLHNNYCIHSSKCPKIIHGNQS, encoded by the exons ATGGAGAGTGTCCTAGTCTTGTTGTTGGACTTATTGTGGTTGGTGGCAATGTCTGCACAAGGGATGGCGGCGGCTCCATATCAGGACAACG CGATTGACCTGCTGTCAGCTCTGAACATATCCCACCCAAAAAGCGGGCTGTCCAGACTGCACAGTCCCACGGGTACCATATACAGAATCCGACCCAGAGCGCCTCACCTGACTCTCCCCGCTCAATATTCCCGAATCCTGCGCTCGGAATTCCAAGGGAGCATGGGCTTCCATTTGGTGGGCCAGCAGCTTCAGCGTACCAACATCACCCTTTTATCTCTCTCCACATCATCCGTTCTTCTCCAGCTTACCTCCTCCACCCTGGATGATGTTCTGCGTGTGGACTACCGGGCAGGAGGGGGTATCCGGAGCTTTCTTTTCCCAGAGACAAATCCCTTCTCTTCAGGAGAATGGGTGCAGTTGGCCGTCAGCCTGGAGCCAGACAGGCTCGTATATTTTGTGGACTGTCAAGAAGTCCAAGTTGTCCTCGTAAAAGCGGAGGATAAGTTGGAGCTGGAACTACCGCAAGATGTTGTTATCACCCTGGGAAGCACACCGGGGAGAAAGGATAGCAAATTTAGT GGTCAGCTCAAAAAAGCAGAGATCTCACTAAAGGCCTATGAGACACGTCCTTGGCACTGTGACAACGTGACAG tGCTACAACGGGAGACTCTTTCCACCAGCGGTAAAACTAAAAGGAAGCACAGAGCGTCGCTCCAGAGTGCTCATTATCCACCACACAGCATCCAAAGTCAGCAGCTGCAAAGGGGAGCGGTCCTGGGCCCACCAGGACTCCCCCAAGGGGGGAAGTCCATTTCCCAGGTCCACCGGGACGAAGGTCTGAGCAGGATGGAGAGTAGACTGGAGGACCTGGCTCGTAAGATGGACCTACTTCAAGCTCAG AACGAGGCGCTACAGTCACGAGTGCGCCACCTGGAGGGATGCGAGTGTGTGCGGCGATCGTGTGTGTGGGAAGGCAGAGAGGTAGAGGACGGCCGACGCTGGCAGACCGACGTCAGCACAGTGTGCACGTGCACGTCCGGAACGGTCACGTGCCAAGCCAACATCAGAG ACTGCGAGACACCGGACGCAAGAGTTCATAACGTGTCCCATACTGTGAGCACGTGTGGG GGGGGTGAGGGGGATTGTTCGGGCATGGCGTGCCCGTCACTGGACTGCACCCAAAGGGAGAGCGTACCTGGAGAGTGCTGCCAGCGATGTACAG GCTGCGTCCACTCAGGCGTGCGTTACGACCACAAATCAAAATGGCAGCCGGATGAGAGTCCGTGTGACGTCTGCCACTGTTGG GAGGGCACCGTTCGCTGCGAGAGGGAGCCTTGCCCCCCGTTGCCCTGTACCAACCCGGCGCCTCCTCCGCACCACTCCTGCTGTCCAGTGTGTCAAG ATTGTGGTGTGAATGGTCAGCAGTTCCCAAACGGAGCTGTGATCCCAACAGGAGACCGCTGTGAAAAATGCTCATGCGTG GATGGAAATCTGGCATGTTTACCTCGTCCATGCCCCGCCCTCTTTTGTTCAAATCCCGTGCACCGCGCCGGCGATTGTTGCCCACG GTGCGATGAGTGCAAGTACGAATCTCAAGTCTACCTGGATGGACAGAAGTTTCCGTCCACGGGCGACCCTTGCATCGAGTGCCGCTGCTCT GCAGGTGAAGTGTCCTGTGAGCGCACGGAGGCGTCATGTCCGCCGTCACGCTGCAGCCACCCGGCCAAACGCAAGGGAGAGTGTTGTCCAACTTGCAATG AGTGCGAGTTTGAGGGGAAGGTGCATGCAGACGGAAAAGTGTTTGTCCCGCCCGGAAGTGGCCCCTGCCTGCAGTGCAGGTGTAAG AGCGGCAACGTCGTTTGCCACGAAGAAAAATGCCCTCCCTTGCGATGCTCCAACCCCGTACGAGATCCGCATCGCTGTTGCCCCGTCTGCAAAG AATGCGTGCTGGACGGCTCCGAATACGAAGACAACTCCAAGCGGCAGCCCGAGGAGCCGTGCTCCAGCTGCGCATGTCTGGATGGAGACCCTCAGTGCACCCAGATGAACTGCCCCCCCATCACCTGCCAGCATCCCACCAAAACCGCCG GCTCCTGCTGCGCGCTGTGCGACAGCTGCACGTATCATCACCGTATCTACGGCAACGGACAGACGTTTGGGACGCCCGAGCGCCCGTGCCACGTCTGCACCTGCCGG CACGGCACTGTGGAGTGTGAGAGAAGACCTTGCCCAGCCCTCAACTGCAGCAACCCGTACACAGCGCCTGGAGAGTGCTGCCCGAAATGTCCAG ACTGCTTGTTTGACAAGCACGTGTTTGTGGACGGCCAGGCCTTTCCCAACCCGACCGGCACGTGTGAGGAGTGCAGATGTGCGAGCGGCACCGTCGACTGCCGGCAGGCTCAGTGCCCTCGGCCGCGCTGCAACGCGCCGCTCGTGGGCGCGTGCTGCAGGAACGACTGCAACG GATGCAGCTACGCCGGCAAAGAGTATCCCAACGGTCAACAGTTTGCACATCCCATCGACGCATGCAGGACCTGCAGCTGCATT AATGGAAATGTCCAATGTCTTATGAAGAGGTGTCCACACCTGTCATGCCCCAATCCGCAAGTGTTGCCTGGAGAATGCTGCCCCCAGTGTCCTG CTCCGCCTCTGGACTGCGAGTTGGATGTCCAAACGTACCGACACAGCGAGCGCTTCTACTCGCCGTCGGACCGTTGCCAGTTGTGCTCGTGCGACAACGGCACCGTGCACTGTCAGAGGAAGCCGTGCCCCTTCGCCTCATGTTCCCATCCTGTCACCCGGGACTGCTGCCGCACCTGTCAAG GCTGCCTGTACGAAGGTCGAGAGCGAGCCAACGGGGAGATGTGGGACGACGCTTCGGACCCGTGCGCTGCGTGCGTTTGCCACGAGGGGTCCGTAAGGTGCGAGAAGAAACATTGCCCCCCCGGCAACTGTAAGCATCCTGTGCAGCGACAGTGCTGCAAGTCCTGTGAGG GCTGCCTGTATAACGGGAGGGAACACGTGGACGGCACGGAGTTCACCGACGACAAGGACCCCTGCTCTGTGTGCTACTGCTACGCAGGCGAGGTGGTCTGCACCAAGGTGCCTTGCTACGGAGACTGCCGCCATCCGTACAAAGCGCCCGGACAATGCTGTGGAGAGTGCCAAC GCTGCTTTTACAACGGAGCAGTGCTGGACGACGGACAGTCCATTCCTGACCCGGGGAACCCTTGCTCTGAGTGCACCTGCCAG ACTGGCACTGTGCGCTGTGTGAAAAAATCGTGTGCAGTGACGCTGTGTCCTCACCCGGTCCCAAACGCCTGCGGATGTCCCGTGTGTGACG GATGCCGTTTCCAAGGTGTGGATTACCTGGACGGTCAGATCGCGGCAGGAGAAGAGAGCAGCTGTCAGGAGTGCAGATGCTCA AGAGGCGAGGTGGCTTGCGTACAGAAAAGATGTCCCGTCGTGTCCTGTTCTCATCCGGCGCTGGACGGATGCGCGTGCGGCGTGTGCGACGGATGCAACTTTGAGGGGCGGAACTGTTTGGACGGAGAACGATTCACGCATCCAACCGATCGTTGTCAGCTCTGCTCATGTCGG AACGGCGACGTGCTGTGCACACGCGTGTCGTGCCCGAGCGCCGCCTGCTCGCATCCGGTGACCCCACCTGGCGAGTGTTGCCCGGTCTGCACGGGGACGTGTCGCCATCACGGCAGGGAATACCAGTCCGGTTCGACCTTCCTGTCGCCCTCTGACCCCTGCTCTTCCTGCTCTTGTCTG GAAGAGGTGGTGAGCTGTCAGAGGAGACCTTGTCCCGTGCAGTGTTCCCACCCCGTCCCTTCAGACGCCTGCTGTCCCGTGTGCGACTCCTGCCTGTACGAGGGCGTGGTCCGCGCCCACGGCCTGGCCTTCGCGCCCTCCTCCGATCCTTGCCAGCGTTGCACCTGCGTCAGAGGCACGGTCACCTGCGTGCCCCCCGTGTGCCCGCCGGCCCTCTGCGGCCGAGCCGTCACCAAACCGGGACGGTGCTGCCCCGAGTGCATGG GATGTATGCTGGATGGACAAGAGTACAGCGACGGGCAGATATGGACCTCGACCTCAGACCGCTGCTCCGCATGTACCTGTCAG GCTGGCGATGTGCAGTGTTCAGCTCCGCAGTGTCCCCAGCTGACCTGCGTGCATCAGCTGACTGAGCCGGGGGCTTGCTGTCCTCGCTGCAGAG GTTGCATGTACGACGGGGGCGAGTACGCGGAAGGAAGCAGCTGGTTCGCCGACTCGTCCCACTGCCGCAGCTGCATGTGCGTGGACGGCGTGACGACGTGCTCGGAAGTTCGCTGCCTATCCCCTTGCAGCAACTTCATCAAGATGCCCGGGGAATGCTGCCCCGTGTGCGCCG ACTGCGTGTTTGAGGGGAAGGTGTACGGCCCAGGAGACAGCTTCCATCCGGCTGGAGACCCCTGCCAGATTTGCACCTGTGag GTGATGCCAGACGGAGAGCACCACTTGCGTTGTTATCGTAAACAGTGTCCCAGCCTGGTGGACTGTCCCAAGAACAACATCTTGTTCTCTGGACCCGACGCTTGCTGTCCTGTCTGCGCAC AGCCTCTGAGTAACTGCACGACTACGCTGAACGGCAATGAGGTGCTGGCTAAAGACGACCCCTGTTTCACATGCCAGTGCAGG GATCTAACATGGACGTGCCTCCATCAAGGCTGCCCACCGCTGACTTGCCCTCCCAGCGAGCAGTTGACCCCTCCCGACTCGTGCTGCCCAGTCTGTAATG AATGTGTGATCGAGGGTCAGAACCAACGCGTGGCGAGCGGCAGCAGCTGGACGGATAGCGCCGACGACTGTGTCACCTGCACCTGTAAC TTGGGCTTTATCGAGTGTAGCATTGAAGACTGTCCATCCACGCCTTGTCCCAACGGTCAGAAAAAAGTGAAGGTAGCAGGCAAATGCTGCCATGAATGTCAAG ATTGGGGCGTGTCATGTGTGCACCTTGGTACCGTGTACCAGTCCAACGAGCAGTGGCAGGTGGACGAGTGCACTGGCTGCACTTGCGTGTCTGGAGATGTGCACTGTCACAGTGAACGCTGTCCTCCCCTAAGCTGCAATACG GACGAGATGCCATCGGTGGTCCCGGGCTTGTGCTGCCCTCACTGCATCCCTCGGCCGGCCACGTGCATCGCGTTCGGCGACCCTCACTACCGTACCTTCGACGGACGCATGCTCCACTTTCAGGGGGCGTGCACCTACGTCCTGGCGCAGGACTGCCAGGGCGGAGACTTCAG tatcCACGTCACGAATGACGACCGCGGTCGTCAAGGAGTGTCGTGGACTAAAGAGGTGACCGTCTTCGTCGGTGATGTCACGGTGCGGCTGCTGCAGGATTGGCTCGTAAAG GTTGACGACGAGACGGTGAAATTACCGTTCCTCAGAGAACCGTACATCTACGTGGAACGAAAGGCCAACACCATCCTGCTCAACAGCAATATCGGCGTCAAG GTGCAGTGGAACGGCCGTTCCCACCTGGAGGTGAGCGTTCCGGGTTCCTACAAGGGAATCACCTGCGGTTTGTGTGGAAACTTCAACAACTACCATCAGGATGACCTGCGCATGCCCAGTGGACAGATAAGCTTGTCGGAAGCAGATTTTGGAAACAGCTGGAGG GTAACAAACGGAAGCCACTCCCTGGCGTCGTGCCGCCCGGGCGAGGACGTGGACCCCTGCAAGGAGGCGGGCTACCACGCCCGTAAGAACGCCAACGCCCGCTGCAAGGTCCTCAAATCGGAAGTCTTTAGGCCGTGCCATCGCGTGGTGCCCCCCGAACCCTGGTACGCCGCTTGCGTCTACGACCTGTGTGCCTGCGGAGCCAACACCGACGAGTGTCTGTGCGACGCTCTGGAGGCCTACGCCGGACAGTGTCGCGAGGCCGGCGTGGTCCTGCATTGGAGGGGACCCTCGCTGTGTG CGGTGAGGTGTCCGGTGGAGAGGGGCTTCGTGTTTGACGAGTGCGGCCCGCCGTGTGCCGTCACCTGCTTGAACGTGGGTGCGCCATTGGGGGTGCTAGAGAGCCACTGCTTCAAGCCCTGCGTGCCGGGCTGCCAGTGCCCCGCTGGTTTGGTGCTGCACAACAACTACTGCATCCATTCCAGCAAGTGCCCCAAGATCATCCACGGCAACCAGTCGTGA